A single Nissabacter sp. SGAir0207 DNA region contains:
- a CDS encoding phage tail tape measure protein yields the protein MSNSLKLQVLLKAVDQASRPFKAIQNATHTLSGEIRDAQANIRALDAQAAKIDGFRKTSAQLAVTQRALASAKERAAALAVQFRNTARPTAQQAKALEKARQAAAELQTKTNSLRLSVQQQRDALNAAGISTRNLNSAQQRLRSESAQATLALNQQRQSLQRLDQQQARLNQTQARYRRGQELTGSVRNAGAAGVGTATVGAVAGMTLLKPGYDFAQANSTLQAVLGLDKHSAEFQSLRTQARSIGDNTAASANDAANAQIIIAKSGGTVDDIRAATPVTLNMSLANNRTMEESAKLLMSTKSAFGLANSEVAHLGDVISATMNKTAADFDGLNDALTYIAPVAKNAGVSVEQTTAMIGALAQEGTTGSMAGTAVRAMLLRVQAPTGEAGKAIKELGVKTADSKGNMRPFFSVLKEMKSAFEKNHLGTAQQAEYLKTIFGEEAAAAAVTLMKGAANGQLDSLTRTFQQSDGSTARLVSVQQDNLGGDLKEGQSAAEAVGTDLYDQLDESLRKLTQDTTKYILKVDHWIQNNKALAGGIAKIAIAGTTLLAMLGAVGLMVWPVMAGINGLIAGAGMLSAGFSLAGGAIATALGAVSLPIVAVGAAIVGVGLLIRKYWEPLQAFITGVAEGFTAAMGPVSEAFAPLKPLFTWLTEKLSGIWDGFSKLIEPVKSTQKELAAAGNMGRQFGTLLANGLQAPMKILGKLREGIDWVLEKLNIIHKDSSDPEDNEPAADDGPGAKPDGRPLALGGAGYKPVVMAYQGGPAPQNTYQSSYVLNMHPGMTKDDALALMAQQREREQRQANARQRSQMGWE from the coding sequence ATGAGTAACAGCCTGAAATTGCAGGTTCTGCTAAAAGCCGTTGACCAAGCCAGCCGACCTTTTAAGGCTATCCAGAACGCCACGCATACCCTGTCCGGGGAGATCCGTGACGCGCAGGCCAACATCCGGGCGCTGGATGCACAGGCGGCAAAAATTGACGGCTTTCGCAAAACCAGCGCGCAACTGGCGGTCACGCAGCGCGCCCTGGCCTCTGCCAAGGAGCGGGCCGCCGCGCTGGCCGTGCAGTTTCGCAACACCGCGCGCCCCACGGCGCAACAGGCCAAGGCCCTGGAGAAGGCCCGCCAGGCGGCGGCGGAGTTGCAGACCAAAACCAACAGCCTGCGCCTGTCTGTGCAGCAGCAACGTGATGCGCTCAATGCTGCCGGTATCTCAACGCGCAACCTGAACAGCGCCCAGCAACGCCTGCGCAGCGAGTCGGCGCAGGCTACCCTGGCGCTCAACCAGCAACGCCAATCCTTGCAACGTCTTGACCAGCAACAGGCGCGGCTCAACCAAACCCAAGCGCGCTATCGCCGGGGCCAGGAGTTGACCGGCAGCGTGCGCAATGCCGGGGCGGCCGGTGTGGGAACGGCGACCGTGGGCGCAGTGGCCGGCATGACCCTGTTAAAGCCGGGCTATGACTTTGCACAAGCTAACTCCACGCTTCAGGCCGTGTTGGGACTGGATAAGCATTCCGCCGAGTTTCAATCCTTGCGCACCCAGGCGCGCAGCATTGGTGACAACACGGCGGCCTCGGCCAACGATGCGGCCAACGCGCAGATCATCATTGCTAAATCCGGCGGTACGGTAGACGACATCCGGGCGGCGACGCCGGTCACGCTAAATATGTCCCTGGCGAACAACCGCACGATGGAAGAGAGCGCCAAGCTGCTGATGAGCACCAAAAGTGCCTTTGGCCTGGCAAACAGCGAAGTTGCACACCTGGGGGATGTGATTTCCGCCACGATGAATAAAACGGCGGCGGACTTTGACGGGCTGAACGACGCCCTGACTTATATCGCCCCGGTGGCAAAAAACGCCGGCGTCAGCGTAGAGCAGACCACGGCCATGATTGGCGCGCTGGCACAGGAGGGCACCACCGGCAGCATGGCCGGTACTGCCGTGCGGGCGATGTTGCTGCGCGTGCAGGCACCCACCGGAGAAGCCGGGAAGGCGATAAAAGAGCTGGGCGTAAAGACCGCCGACAGCAAGGGCAATATGCGGCCCTTCTTCTCGGTCTTGAAAGAGATGAAAAGCGCCTTTGAGAAAAATCACCTCGGCACCGCACAACAGGCGGAATACCTGAAAACCATTTTCGGGGAGGAGGCCGCCGCCGCCGCCGTCACCCTGATGAAGGGCGCCGCCAACGGCCAACTGGATTCGCTGACGCGCACGTTCCAGCAGTCAGACGGCAGCACCGCCAGGCTGGTAAGCGTCCAGCAGGACAACCTGGGCGGCGACCTGAAGGAAGGGCAATCCGCCGCTGAGGCCGTGGGGACTGACCTGTATGACCAGCTCGACGAGAGCCTGCGTAAGCTCACCCAGGACACCACGAAATATATTCTGAAAGTCGACCACTGGATACAGAACAACAAGGCGCTGGCCGGCGGGATCGCCAAGATAGCGATCGCCGGCACGACCTTACTCGCCATGCTGGGCGCGGTGGGCCTGATGGTCTGGCCGGTCATGGCCGGCATCAATGGGTTAATCGCCGGGGCGGGGATGCTAAGTGCGGGCTTTTCGCTTGCCGGCGGAGCCATCGCCACGGCGTTAGGGGCTGTCTCCTTGCCTATCGTGGCCGTGGGGGCGGCGATTGTGGGCGTGGGGCTGCTTATCCGCAAATACTGGGAGCCGCTCCAGGCATTTATCACGGGAGTGGCCGAAGGATTTACCGCCGCGATGGGGCCAGTGAGTGAAGCCTTTGCCCCGCTTAAGCCGCTGTTTACCTGGCTTACAGAGAAGCTGAGCGGGATATGGGACGGGTTTAGCAAGCTGATTGAGCCGGTGAAGTCCACCCAGAAAGAGCTGGCCGCCGCCGGCAACATGGGCCGGCAATTCGGTACATTGCTGGCAAACGGCCTGCAAGCCCCCATGAAGATTCTAGGCAAGCTGCGCGAGGGCATCGATTGGGTATTAGAAAAGCTCAACATTATCCATAAGGACTCCAGCGATCCAGAGGATAACGAGCCGGCGGCAGATGATGGCCCCGGTGCTAAGCCA
- a CDS encoding GpE family phage tail protein, with protein MKWPAGLTVNDLMADIAMIFHWPLSDLTNLPLAELLDWRHKAMIRSGATPDE; from the coding sequence GTGAAATGGCCAGCGGGCCTGACGGTCAATGACCTGATGGCCGACATCGCCATGATTTTTCACTGGCCCCTCTCTGACCTCACCAACCTGCCGCTGGCCGAGCTTCTCGACTGGCGGCACAAAGCCATGATCCGCAGCGGAGCAACACCGGATGAGTAA
- a CDS encoding phage tail assembly protein, whose amino-acid sequence MENQNRITLETPIQRGELTISQIELMKPNAGTLRGVRLYDLVQSDVDALLTILPRITTPNLTKAECLTLDPVDLVEVGGKVISFLTPKSVM is encoded by the coding sequence ATGGAAAACCAAAACCGCATTACCCTGGAAACCCCCATTCAGCGCGGTGAACTGACGATTAGCCAGATTGAGCTGATGAAACCCAATGCCGGCACGCTGCGCGGCGTGCGTCTGTATGACCTGGTGCAGTCGGATGTCGATGCGCTGCTCACGATTTTACCGCGCATCACCACCCCCAACCTGACTAAAGCCGAGTGCCTGACGTTAGATCCGGTTGACCTGGTAGAGGTAGGCGGCAAGGTGATTAGTTTTTTGACGCCGAAGTCGGTGATGTGA
- a CDS encoding phage major tail tube protein, translating into MALPKKLKYLNLFNDANSYQGIVSSVTLPKLSRKLDTYRGGGMNGAAHIDNGLEDDALDMEWSIGGLDERVLGQWGGGTVPLRFVGSYQRDDTGEVIAVEVEVRGKHQAFDFGEAKQGEDTETKITTKCTYYKLTWNGKDLIEVDTVNMIEKVNGTDLLEQHRKNIGLI; encoded by the coding sequence ATGGCACTGCCGAAAAAACTGAAGTACCTGAACTTGTTCAACGATGCCAACAGCTACCAGGGCATTGTCTCCTCGGTGACGTTGCCGAAGCTCTCGCGCAAGCTCGACACCTATCGCGGCGGCGGCATGAACGGGGCCGCCCATATCGACAACGGGCTGGAAGATGATGCGCTAGATATGGAGTGGAGCATTGGCGGCCTGGATGAGCGTGTGCTGGGCCAGTGGGGCGGTGGCACCGTGCCGCTGCGCTTTGTTGGCTCTTACCAGCGTGACGACACCGGCGAAGTGATCGCGGTAGAGGTGGAGGTGCGCGGCAAGCATCAGGCGTTTGATTTTGGCGAGGCCAAGCAGGGCGAGGACACCGAAACCAAAATCACCACCAAGTGCACCTACTACAAACTGACCTGGAACGGCAAAGACCTGATTGAAGTCGACACCGTCAACATGATTGAGAAGGTCAACGGCACCGACCTGCTCGAGCAGCACCGCAAAAATATCGGGCTGATTTAA